A single window of Plasmodium reichenowi strain SY57 chromosome 14, whole genome shotgun sequence DNA harbors:
- a CDS encoding cytochrome c1 precursor, putative has product NRIKNLNYYILDKFKPDENFKNTHTDYKRQICRGTLEEGCDFYLPDKKSQDRLKNHFEPYTEDENEERKKYKYLNLKYYILFALGFTIVHNTIQSRPVAWCMDSEPPHTPHYPFWFKSMFHSHDIPSVRRGYEVYRQICATCHSMEQLQFRSLVNEVYPENRVKQIAASYDILDGPDETGEMFTRPGILTDSFPKPYPNEEAARYANGGASPPDLSSITTARHNGPDYIFSLLTCYRDPPEGVELRNGLYYNTYFEGGSISMPPPLQDDMIEYEDGTPCNVSQMAKDVVNFLCWAAEPAHDERKLTGLKLISGAFVAMVLMTVWQRFFWTIYATRRIDFGKIKYL; this is encoded by the coding sequence AACcgaataaaaaatttgaattattatatattggACAAATTTAAACCAGACGagaattttaaaaatacacACACAGATTACAAAAGACAGATATGTAGGGGTACATTAGAAGAAGGATGtgatttttatttaccAGATAAAAAGAGTCAAGATAGATTAAAAAATCACTTTGAACCCTATACAGAAGATGAGAAtgaagaaagaaaaaaatataaatatttaaatttaaagtattatatattatttgcATTAGGATTTACTATAGTACATAATACTATACAATCGAGACCAGTAGCATGGTGTATGGATTCTGAACCACCACATACACCTCATTATCCATTTTGGTTTAAATCCATGTTCCATTCACATGATATACCTAGTGTAAGAAGAGGATATGAAGTATATAGACAGATATGTGCTACATGTCATTCTATGGAACAATTACAATTTCGTAGTTTAGTAAATGAAGTATATCCAGAAAATAGAGTTAAACAAATAGCAGCTTCATATGATATTTTGGATGGTCCAGATGAAACAGGAGAAATGTTTACAAGACCAGGAATTTTAACTGATTCATTTCCAAAGCCATATCCAAATGAAGAAGCGGCAAGATATGCAAATGGTGGTGCATCTCCACCTGACCTGTCAAGTATTACAACAGCTAGACATAATGGGCCagattatatattttcattattaacATGTTATCGCGATCCACCAGAAGGAGTAGAATTAAGAAATggtttatattataatactTATTTTGAAGGGGGATCAATTTCTATGCCTCCACCACTTCAAGATGATATGATTGAATATGAAGATGGTACCCCTTGTAATGTTTCTCAAATGGCTAAGGATGTTGTAAATTTCCTATGTTGGGCTGCTGAACCTGCTCATGATGAAAGAAAATTAACTGGTCTTAAATTAATTAGTGGAGCATTTGTAGCTATGGTTCTAATGACCGTATGGCAAAGATTCTTCTGGACTATATATGCAACTAGAAGAATTGACTTTGGAAAAATCAAATATTTATAG
- a CDS encoding glyceraldehyde-3-phosphate dehydrogenase, putative (part of same gene as PRSY57_1462100B~gap found within coding sequence): MAVTKLGINGFGRIGRLVFRAAFGRKDI; the protein is encoded by the coding sequence ATGGCAGTAACAAAACTTGGAATTAATGGATTTGGCCGTATCGGACGTTTAGTATTCAGAGCAGCCTTTGGAAGGAAAGATATC
- a CDS encoding glyceraldehyde-3-phosphate dehydrogenase, putative (part of same gene as PRSY57_1462100A~gap found within coding sequence) — protein EVVAINDPFMDLNHLCYLLKYDSVHGQFPCDVSHADGFLLIGDKKVSVFAEKDPSQIPWGKCQVDVVCESTGVFLTKELASSHLKGGAKKVIMSAPPKDDTPIYVMGINHHQYDSKQLIVSNASCTTNCLAPLAKVINDRFGIVEGLMTTVHASTANQLVVDGPSKGGKDWRAGRCALSNIIPASTGAAKAVGKVLPELNGKLTGVAFRVPIGTVSVVDLVCRLQKPAKYEEVALEIKKAAEGPLKGILGYTEDEVVSQDFVHDNRSSIFDMKAGLALNDNFFKLVSWYDNEWGYSNRVLDLAVHITNN, from the coding sequence GAAGTAGTTGCTATTAACGACCCATTTATGGATCTTAACCACTTATGCTATCTCTTGAAATACGATTCAGTACATGGTCAATTTCCTTGTGATGTAAGCCACGCTGATGGATTTTTATTAATCGGAGATAAGAAAGTCAGTGTTTTTGCTGAAAAGGATCCATCTCAAATTCCTTGGGGAAAATGCCAAGTAGATGTTGTATGTGAATCAACTGGTGTATTTTTAACCAAAGAATTAGCTAGCAGTCACCTTAAGGGAGGAGCCAAGAAGGTTATTATGTCCGCCCCACCAAAGGATGACACCCCAATTTATGTTATGGGTATTAACCACCACCAATATGATAGCAAACAACTTATTGTTTCCAATGCATCATGTACCACAAACTGCTTAGCTCCATTAGCTAAAGTTATTAATGATCGTTTTGGAATTGTTGAAGGTTTAATGACCACCGTTCATGCATCCACTGCTAACCAATTAGTTGTTGATGGTCCATCAAAGGGTGGTAAGGACTGGAGAGCAGGTAGATGTGCATTATCCAACATTATTCCAGCTTCCACTGGTGCAGCTAAAGCTGTAGGTAAAGTTTTACCTGAACTTAATGGAAAATTAACAGGTGTAGCTTTCAGAGTACCAATTGGAACTGTATCAGTTGTTGATTTAGTTTGCAGATTACAAAAACCAGCAAAATATGAAGAAGTTGCTTtagaaattaaaaaagcTGCTGAAGGTCCACTTAAAGGAATCTTAGGATACACTGAAGATGAAGTTGTTTCTCAAGATTTCGTTCATGATAACAGATCATCAATCTTTGACATGAAAGCTGGTTTAGCCTTAAACGACAATTTCTTCAAATTAGTTTCATGGTACGATAATGAATGGGGATACTCAAACCGTGTTCTTGATTTAGCCGTACACATTACTAACAACTAA
- a CDS encoding hypothetical protein (conserved Plasmodium protein, unknown function): protein MVNCKRKIHRRRNIIQKLTELLQNNKNLFVSIQCYDNNSYEIYNNLIEYIKLNLDLSEICIIDIVSIYNCNDISKFLKDIFYDFTKYIKRNKIYKSAIILPYFDNWIISIKKNKSNTGKDVLDVLRSKFTCNDDEEQRKSYDKEIHMDIYNTIYYLKNELLKHLNKQFSIKLIGFYKTPYIFNMYDNIFDYNLRISQFTRSHILYYIQANKAMNKAFIRKKTTNLDIHKLYNVMSNKIDYVKTYDNINLFKCFFKYYYRIQNHEYNTKIKKNKTKKKHKNILSTHQIIWDTLNMKEVLLPCKKISLFNMLTNLKNFKYIKKYKYFLSQKNYLKSYNKKRNETLFSIFFYLHWDISRNVLYRISKYCFSIDFIKQYISTLLKKNVPISRKYKNIKKYNRISRYHNDLEEEQSCMDNVNICNDIIDDLDIIVEGDDDQNECNKKNKGCIKNKINYHGNNINMDSNNMNSNNLYSNNMNSNNLNSNHMNCNNMNCNNMNCNNINSNNINSNNINSNNINSNNINSNYIYSNNIYSNNIYSNNIYSNNIYSNNIHMMRKRIVGKPYVNKYIIKCNTLKKDNKLHNLRKRFLYEINKYEYDSYNIYTSEKVKKNPIHFYFNKFNMPSSLLIYGTDGVGKTTLMKFIIQIILSRYKHIFMKKSFTLKKRDSNFGFNVFTSDRKITDTKFLPKEFSYDTYRKNIIGTNHLKELNLRQTYINKMRKSIMKEMKNIYYEFKNVSIIPFENHLLVNKTIGENTKYIKNIFYVAYKNQPSVIIFDNIDLFLEKNNYYKHQDLEDQNQDVYKNIYNLFIHYLSIYINDSNKIKFVATTRVHPKYFKFSFLNKIEKIMFLS, encoded by the coding sequence ATGGTAAATTGTAAGAGAAAAATACATCGTCGCAGAAATATAATTCAAAAACTAACAGAActtttacaaaataataagaatttATTTGTTTCCATACAATGCTATGATAATAACTCGTAtgaaatttataataactTAATAgagtatataaaattaaatttgGATTTGTCtgaaatatgtattatagATATTgtaagtatatataattgtaatGATATTAGCAAATTTctaaaagatatattttatgattttacaaaatatataaaaaggaataaaatttataaaagtGCTATTATTTTACCTTATTTCGATAACTGGATAATATCcattaaaaagaataaaagCAATACAGGGAAAGATGTTTTAGATGTTTTAAGAAGTAAATTTACATgtaatgatgatgaagaacAAAGAAAATCATATGATAAAGAAATACatatggatatatataatactatttattatttaaaaaatgaattattaaagcacttaaataaacaattttctataaaattaataggattttataaaactccatatatatttaatatgtatgATAACATATTTGATTATAATTTAAGAATTTCGCAATTTACTAGatcacatatattatattatattcaagCAAATAAAGCTATGAATAAAGCTTtcataagaaaaaaaacaacaaatttagatattcataaattatataatgttatGTCGAACAAAATTGATTATGTAAAAACATATGATAACATTAATTTGTTTAAATgcttttttaaatattattatcgAATACAAAACCATGAATATAATACcaaaattaagaaaaacaaaacaaaaaaaaaacataagAATATTTTGTCCACACACCAAATTATATGGGACACATTAAATATGAAGGAAGTGCTTTTACCATGTAAAAAgatatctttatttaatatgttaacaaatttgaaaaatttcaaatatattaagaaatacaaatatttcctttctcaaaaaaattatttaaaaagttataataagaaaagaaatgaaacactcttttcaatttttttttatttgcACTGGGATATATCAAGAAATGTATTATATCGTATATCTAAATATTGTTTTTCAATAGACTTTATAAAGCAGTACATTTCTACGcttcttaaaaaaaacgTACCCATAtcaagaaaatataaaaatataaaaaaatataataggATTAGTAGATATCACAATGATTTGGAAGAAGAACAAAGTTGTATGGataatgttaatatatgtaatgaTATAATAGACGACTTAGATATAATTGTAGAAGGAGACGATGATCAAAATGAATGTaacaagaaaaataaaggttgtattaaaaataaaataaattatcacggtaataatattaatatggatagtaataatatgaatagtaataatttatatagtaataatatgaatagtaataatttaaatagtaatcatatgaattgtaataatatgaattgtaataatatgaattgtaataatataaatagtaataatataaatagtaataatataaatagtaataatataaatagtaataatataaatagcaattacatatatagtaataatatatatagtaataacatatatagtaataatatatatagtaataatatatatagtaataatattcatatgatGAGAAAAAGAATTGTAGGTAAACCATatgttaataaatatatcataaaatgtaatactttaaaaaaagataacAAGTTACATAATTTAAGGAAAcgatttttatatgaaataaacaaatatgaatatgattcatataatatttatacttctgaaaaagtaaaaaaaaatcctATTCATTTTTACTTTAACAAATTTAATATGCCCAGTAgtcttttaatatatggAACAGATGGTGTAGGAAAAACAACTTTAATGaaatttataatacaaataatattgtccagatataaacatatttttatgaaaaaatcTTTTACTCTAAAGAAACGTGATAGTAATTTTGGTTTTAATGTTTTTACATCTGATCGAAAAATAACAGATACAAAATTTTTACCTAAAGAGTTTTCATATGACActtatagaaaaaatattataggTACAAATCATTTAAAGGAATTAAACTTGAGacaaacatatataaacaaaatgagAAAGAGTATAATgaaagaaatgaaaaatatcTATTATGAGTTTAAAAATGTAAGTATTATTCCATTTGAAAATCATCTTTTAGTTAATAAAACCATAGGTGAAAATactaaatatattaaaaatattttttatgttgCTTATAAAAATCAACCATCCGTAATAATTTTTGATAATATCGATTTATTTCTAGAGAAAAATAACTATTATAAACATCAAGACCTTGAGGATCAAAATCAAgatgtatataaaaatatatataatttgtttatacattatttaagtatatacataaatgattctaataaaattaaattcGTTGCCACTACGCGTGTACATCCAAAGTATTTTAAATTCTCATTTTTAAACAAgatagaaaaaattatgtttttatCTTGA
- a CDS encoding hypothetical protein (conserved Plasmodium protein, unknown function): protein MEKVITMREIITNTRKVKLHENFLEDCNLKDIFYNGLETVNCGYNDYVNMKTWLFVLSEKMFRTDYEELAYVACDALKVLLCNSKFLNVIIFKLLRKKLEKEILKIMGICCLTVASRMQQINESTCFKVILELSNLKDKLNEFNIRQIEMDVFVTLAHSGFCFEKIITPVNELNQIMKFLETYENFFDNNFNTFKSSSNLMLKIIYCMVPVFNMNIYNYSIVNYALRLFIQDNDKYEFIFEKLKQNYQDKEIIHISNFQNHMHNIINAFKNTSIFSAKDSILNNQLDVQLFEEINKKIEAYHEQKHKT from the coding sequence atggAGAAGGTTATTACTATGCGTGAAATAATTACGAATACAAGAAAGGTAAAATTACATGAGAATTTTTTAGAGGATTgtaatttaaaagatatattttataatggATTGGAAACAGTAAATTGTGGATATAATGATTATGTAAATATGAAAACATGGCTATTTGTTTTATCTGAAAAAATGTTTCGAACTGATTATGAAGAACTAGCATATGTAGCATGTGATGCTTTAAaagtattattatgtaatagtaaatttttaaatgttataatttttaaattattaagaaaaaaattagaaaaagaaattttaaAGATTATGGGTATATGTTGTTTAACGGTGGCTTCAAGAATGCaacaaataaatgaaaGTACTTGTTTTAAAGTTATATTAGAATTATcaaatttaaaagataaattaaatgaatttaATATAAGACAAATTGAAATGGATGTTTTTGTTACCTTAGCTCATTCAGGTTTTTgttttgaaaaaattattacacCTGTTAATGAATTAAATCAAATAATGAAATTTCTAGAAacatatgaaaatttttttgataataattttaatacatttaaatCTTCAAGTAATTTAATGctaaaaattatttattgtatGGTTCCAGtttttaatatgaatatttataattattctaTTGTTAATTATGCTTTAAGGTTATTTATTCaagataatgataaatatgaattcatttttgaaaaattaaaacaaaattatcaagataaagaaattatacatatttcCAATTTTCAAAATCATATgcataatattattaatgcTTTCAAAAATACATCTATCTTTTCAGCAAAGGATTctattttaaataatcaGCTAGATGTTCAATTGTTTGAAGagataaacaaaaaaattgaagCATACCATGAACAAAAACATAAAACCTga